One segment of Rubripirellula amarantea DNA contains the following:
- a CDS encoding O-antigen ligase family protein, translating to MIGLLVVYGLFGAAVIAALFRPIWGLAAFYFFVFLQPEWNWHWSVPADSGFQKYIFGSLIVGWAIAGFSGNRFQGWFARANACLVGFLLLSFVSAQQSVTPELTSVYMDNLWKIVVLSVLTARITDTPGRCFLLFWAIAIGSAYNAFRINEEYFQLGFCRYVSVPWGFKGDSNVYSVFTMPAIVASLSLAIFSGKIWQRSIAGGIVLLQLHQIMLMESRGAMLGIVLIAIVAIFLMPKTTETICIAVVSGILVAVLAGAPVIKEFMSTFESEEQRDTSANSRFLLWRAAWKITEDNLLLGVGPYAVKTVIPQYETEYANETHKAPHNLFLEISAGSGVPSLLLYLCFFLIPWWRCLRTYRHRFRELGHPELLGLFAISIMVPGYFLSSSFSSGALLESSYAIVAIGAGICASIDLERASPQLAVEQTIELTQAGMGHSTDGC from the coding sequence ATGATCGGCTTACTCGTAGTTTATGGTCTATTCGGTGCCGCAGTCATCGCTGCGCTTTTTCGACCAATATGGGGCCTCGCTGCATTCTATTTCTTTGTTTTTCTTCAGCCAGAATGGAATTGGCACTGGAGCGTCCCCGCCGACTCAGGATTCCAAAAGTACATCTTTGGGTCGCTGATCGTTGGCTGGGCTATCGCGGGTTTCTCCGGCAATCGCTTTCAAGGATGGTTCGCGAGAGCAAACGCGTGCCTTGTCGGCTTCCTACTCCTCTCCTTTGTTTCGGCACAGCAGTCCGTAACGCCCGAGTTGACGTCCGTCTACATGGACAACCTATGGAAAATTGTGGTGTTGTCGGTCCTCACCGCGCGGATAACGGACACACCCGGACGCTGTTTCCTATTATTTTGGGCCATCGCCATCGGGAGTGCGTACAACGCGTTTCGAATAAACGAAGAGTATTTCCAACTCGGGTTTTGCCGATATGTATCCGTTCCGTGGGGTTTCAAGGGAGATAGTAATGTCTACTCGGTGTTCACGATGCCTGCGATCGTCGCCAGTCTCTCCCTTGCGATCTTTTCCGGCAAGATTTGGCAACGCTCCATTGCTGGTGGTATCGTGTTGCTGCAGTTACACCAAATCATGCTAATGGAATCACGCGGTGCAATGCTTGGGATCGTGTTGATCGCGATTGTGGCCATTTTCCTGATGCCCAAAACCACAGAAACGATCTGCATTGCGGTCGTTTCAGGGATACTCGTCGCAGTTCTGGCGGGTGCACCGGTGATAAAAGAGTTCATGTCCACGTTCGAGTCGGAAGAACAACGCGACACCTCTGCAAACAGCCGCTTCCTGCTCTGGAGGGCTGCGTGGAAGATTACTGAGGACAATCTTCTACTTGGCGTTGGACCATATGCCGTCAAGACCGTAATCCCTCAATATGAAACCGAGTATGCAAATGAGACGCACAAGGCACCGCACAACCTCTTTCTGGAGATCAGTGCCGGGTCCGGTGTCCCGTCTTTATTATTGTACCTGTGTTTCTTTCTCATTCCGTGGTGGCGTTGCTTACGAACCTACCGTCACCGATTTAGGGAGCTCGGGCATCCCGAATTGCTCGGACTGTTTGCGATTTCGATAATGGTACCCGGTTATTTTCTTTCAAGTTCGTTTTCGAGCGGTGCCCTCTTGGAAAGCTCATACGCAATCGTGGCGATTGGAGCAGGGATTTGCGCATCGATCGATTTAGAGCGCGCGAGTCCGCAACTGGCGGTAGAGCAAACCATCGAGCTTACGCAAGCAGGTATGGGACACTCAACTGATGGATGTTGA
- a CDS encoding class I SAM-dependent methyltransferase has product MKSKLVTNYEGDFYEGRRERTLHTCQAVWEILSNTIPIKSAVDFGCGTGTWLATGREHGVERTVGFEGLWVSDNLLDSPEIKLIRQDLEDRISTDESFDLAISLEVAEHLSPERADSFVADICGVAPCVLFGAAIPLQGGVDHVNEQWQSNWARRFMKHGYRPIDLVRPRIWNDSKIPFYYRQNTLFYANAEKYAAILGDAKDASNLMLDVVHPIHLERYASQELGTKESLKAMLCFPRTVWRSIRRRFVKMPYGQS; this is encoded by the coding sequence ATGAAAAGTAAGCTAGTAACCAACTACGAAGGCGATTTTTATGAGGGCCGGCGAGAGCGTACACTCCACACGTGCCAGGCTGTTTGGGAAATTTTGTCGAATACAATTCCCATCAAGAGCGCCGTCGATTTCGGCTGCGGAACCGGAACTTGGCTGGCGACAGGGCGCGAGCACGGCGTCGAACGGACAGTAGGTTTCGAAGGACTGTGGGTGTCCGACAATCTCTTAGATTCGCCGGAGATCAAACTGATTCGACAAGATCTCGAAGATCGGATCTCGACGGATGAATCGTTCGACCTAGCAATCTCACTAGAGGTCGCGGAACACCTCTCTCCGGAACGGGCCGATTCGTTTGTCGCCGACATATGTGGCGTTGCACCCTGCGTTCTGTTCGGTGCGGCAATCCCATTGCAGGGAGGCGTCGACCACGTGAACGAGCAATGGCAAAGCAATTGGGCGCGACGTTTCATGAAGCATGGCTATCGGCCGATCGATCTAGTCCGACCTCGTATATGGAATGACAGCAAGATACCTTTCTACTATCGCCAGAACACGCTGTTCTACGCAAACGCGGAAAAGTACGCCGCGATCCTTGGTGATGCCAAGGACGCATCGAACTTAATGTTGGACGTGGTGCACCCGATTCACCTAGAACGATATGCGAGCCAGGAACTTGGGACAAAAGAAAGCCTCAAAGCGATGTTGTGTTTCCCTAGGACAGTTTGGCGATCTATCCGCAGGCGATTTGTCAAGATGCCTTATGGACAATCGTGA
- a CDS encoding glycosyltransferase, whose product MTKTISIHTVAKDAIRLDYHLECMLKHHVQFADEVIVMEGYSSDGTFERIKDIDPKIKIVRKRWNATDSYLDFVELGRKECSGDWCLKLDADEFLPEWEWDRLRKYIDSTEDAVAAIHLKNFYGSYEVFHKDPGKLRWPEFKWCIHPNTEKYEFWGDASNVHEIGEDANACRTGDNFEVHHFGTVRHAARLREKWRTQSIRNQKHSGKYDDIRKIRMLPKWLFDLLPHNWLDEDIIGDLGVYEGPFMEVVVDNPHEFTRDKNKVRRYLEAHLSYGLMASPDQSNSKDDDEK is encoded by the coding sequence TTGACTAAGACAATATCAATTCATACTGTCGCTAAAGATGCGATCCGACTGGACTATCACTTAGAGTGCATGCTTAAACACCATGTCCAGTTCGCCGACGAGGTCATCGTGATGGAAGGCTATTCGAGCGACGGAACGTTCGAACGAATCAAGGATATCGATCCGAAAATCAAGATCGTGCGAAAGCGTTGGAACGCGACAGATTCCTACCTCGACTTCGTCGAGTTGGGACGGAAGGAGTGCAGCGGCGATTGGTGCCTAAAGTTGGATGCAGATGAATTTCTTCCGGAGTGGGAGTGGGATCGCTTGCGAAAGTACATCGATTCAACTGAAGATGCTGTCGCAGCAATTCATCTCAAGAATTTCTACGGCAGCTACGAGGTGTTTCATAAAGATCCCGGCAAACTGCGATGGCCAGAGTTTAAATGGTGTATCCACCCGAATACTGAAAAGTATGAATTCTGGGGCGACGCATCAAACGTACATGAGATTGGCGAGGATGCAAACGCTTGCCGCACAGGCGACAACTTTGAAGTGCACCATTTCGGAACGGTTCGTCATGCAGCGCGTTTGCGAGAAAAATGGCGAACACAATCGATCCGCAATCAAAAGCATTCGGGGAAATACGACGACATACGCAAGATCCGGATGCTGCCGAAATGGCTTTTTGATCTGCTTCCCCACAACTGGCTCGACGAGGATATCATCGGAGATTTGGGAGTCTACGAAGGGCCTTTCATGGAAGTTGTAGTAGACAACCCCCACGAATTTACGCGTGACAAAAACAAAGTCCGGCGTTACCTGGAAGCCCATCTATCGTACGGGTTGATGGCGTCGCCCGATCAATCCAATTCAAAGGACGATGATGAAAAGTAA
- a CDS encoding lipopolysaccharide biosynthesis protein encodes MSSAVAQPNSLKDATVAGAAWLGIAMFTDRVARMASSAVLVALLTPQDFGIASVLWAIIAFGKIFANGGTGAAIIQRKELETGIIDSVFVFNMVVGVISSGLLYLASKPLAFWFSTPELEYFLRIVSVVLVFSACAVVPSSLLQRQMRFNVLAAIDIAQTLLSSVAMVVLALLDFGVWSLILPRLILSMLVMIAYMRISNYIGSVRAKLGDIRKIFSYSGYLTLYTFVNYLNRNADVLIIGKFIGMSAAGIYGLAAGFMMLPVQSCGEVIKRVAFPAFSRLQDDKKRFNDAYLDTVSMVAFVTMPVVAGILAVIGVAIDAFFGSEWEATADIFLLLAPAAMIEAVGSTSAMIFQSKGKTGVMFAWQAIGTLVTTIALLTGTHFGPRGVAIAFSIATALVSIPGLLIAFRIASISIASFLTRVTPSILCSMLMGLVAHYSSYLLPSIDLKLIFAIQVLVGIASYVALSYTLNREVLEECISLTEPMRRKAFLPRTEAPVS; translated from the coding sequence ATGTCATCCGCAGTCGCACAACCGAACAGTTTAAAGGACGCTACCGTTGCTGGCGCCGCTTGGCTGGGAATCGCGATGTTCACGGATCGCGTAGCACGCATGGCCAGTTCCGCGGTTTTGGTTGCGCTGTTGACCCCGCAGGACTTCGGAATCGCGAGTGTTCTGTGGGCCATTATCGCGTTTGGCAAAATCTTCGCCAACGGAGGAACCGGCGCGGCAATCATTCAGCGAAAGGAATTGGAAACGGGTATTATCGACTCGGTCTTCGTCTTCAACATGGTGGTGGGAGTCATTTCTTCAGGGCTACTATACCTCGCATCAAAGCCGCTCGCGTTTTGGTTTTCGACCCCTGAACTGGAATACTTTCTTCGAATCGTCAGCGTCGTGCTGGTTTTTTCGGCGTGTGCCGTGGTACCGTCTTCGCTGCTTCAGCGGCAAATGCGTTTTAACGTGCTCGCGGCAATCGACATCGCGCAGACGCTGCTCTCATCGGTTGCGATGGTCGTTCTCGCGCTGCTGGACTTTGGCGTTTGGAGTTTGATTCTCCCCAGGTTAATACTGTCAATGTTGGTGATGATCGCCTACATGCGGATCTCGAATTACATAGGCAGCGTCCGGGCGAAGCTTGGTGACATTCGCAAGATTTTCTCCTACAGTGGCTACCTGACGTTGTATACGTTCGTGAATTACCTCAACAGAAACGCGGATGTCCTGATCATCGGTAAGTTTATTGGGATGTCGGCTGCCGGCATCTATGGGTTGGCCGCCGGATTCATGATGCTACCGGTCCAAAGCTGCGGCGAGGTAATCAAGCGGGTGGCATTTCCTGCGTTCTCGCGGTTGCAGGACGACAAGAAACGCTTCAATGATGCTTACCTCGACACTGTCTCGATGGTCGCGTTCGTGACGATGCCCGTGGTCGCGGGGATTCTCGCAGTGATCGGAGTCGCTATCGACGCCTTTTTTGGCTCCGAATGGGAGGCGACCGCAGATATTTTTTTGCTACTCGCACCAGCCGCAATGATTGAAGCGGTTGGTTCAACATCTGCGATGATCTTTCAAAGTAAGGGAAAAACCGGCGTTATGTTTGCATGGCAAGCTATCGGAACTCTCGTTACGACCATCGCGCTACTTACGGGGACACATTTTGGTCCACGAGGGGTCGCGATTGCATTTTCGATTGCGACGGCCTTGGTCTCGATACCTGGGTTGTTGATCGCGTTTCGAATCGCTTCCATTTCGATTGCATCGTTTCTGACGCGAGTCACTCCCAGCATTCTATGCAGCATGCTGATGGGGCTTGTTGCTCATTACTCATCCTATCTACTTCCATCGATCGACCTCAAGTTGATCTTCGCGATACAAGTGTTAGTAGGAATTGCAAGCTATGTTGCATTGTCGTACACCCTAAATCGTGAGGTGTTGGAAGAGTGTATAAGTCTGACAGAACCGATGCGACGCAAAGCATTTCTGCCACGAACCGAGGCCCCGGTAAGTTGA